One genomic window of Aethina tumida isolate Nest 87 chromosome 3, icAetTumi1.1, whole genome shotgun sequence includes the following:
- the LOC109600990 gene encoding cyclin-J, whose product MSLKMRYLMKKESIFYLQREAWDDIKEYEDNFKQVIRQREKNRIPFFHQSPQFNFRGYLVEYIKRICIEKRLTHCCLHLAVYLLDVFMDSHSIVPERVFVVANVCLLLAAKFEENTTNIPKIIELNSAINNKYTAQDYKELEIIILKFFHWYIMFPTAAHYVHYYIQGIISSDDLKSNTSLRSLFYDLHDNITTYLDYVVDNIHYMQCYTPSKLAAAIICASRLEVGLNGWTNQLKNLTDYTPDDFQDPLITLMTKKNSMTCLKCTTISNI is encoded by the exons ATGTCGTTGAAAATGAGATACCTGATGAAGAAAGAATCTATTTTCTAT TTACAACGTGAAGCATGGGACGACATTAAGGAATACGAAGACAATTTCAAACAGGTGATCAGGCAGAGGGAAAAGAACAGGATCCCATTTTTCCATCAATCGCCACAG TTCAATTTTAGAGGGTATTTGGTTGAGTACATCAAAAGAATATGCATAGAGAAAAGGCTGACGCATTGCTGTCTGCATTTGGCGGTGTATTTACTGGACGTTTTTATGGATAGTCATTCAATAGTACCAGAAAGAGTTTTTGTCGTAGCGAATGTTTGCTTGTTACTTGCCG CAAAATTCGAGGAAAACACCACGAACATCCCTAAAATTATTGAACTGAACTcggcaattaataataaatacaccgCTCAAGATTACAAAGAACTGGAGATTATAATCTTGAAGTTCTTCCACTGGTACATAATGTTCCCAACAGCCGCACACTATGTGCACTATTACATACAGGGTATTATATCATCTGACGACTTGAAATCAAATACAAGTCTGAGGTCACTCTTTTACGACTTGCACGACAACATTACCACCTATTTGGATTACGTAGTCGACA ACATCCATTACATGCAATGCTACACCCCATCCAAATTAGCTGCGGCCATAATTTGTGCCAGCAGACTAGAAGTCGGTTTGAATGGCTGGACCAATCAACTCAAAAATTTGACGGATTACACTCCTGATGATTTTCAGGATCCTTTAATCACACTTATGACTAA gaAAAACTCCATGACGTGCTTAAAATGCACAACAATCtcaaacatttga
- the LOC109600989 gene encoding 8-oxo-dGDP phosphatase NUDT18, with protein sequence MPDTVEADLEKILHGSPLEGEQVEVCDFTLEDYNEALESQGIQPRVDANFMPAASTTYIVAVVMLNQDNEVLMMQEAKKTCAGKWYLPAGRMEKNETIVEAAKREVLEETGLEIECTGLLMVESASGFWFRFVLTGVATGGELKTPARADKESLQAKWIKNLDELSLRALDIIPLIDRAKLYKTAKETNDSSWHKDQLPALRPHAKLLLRLVIVIKKKATNRVHILISEKNCWHIPTCEIHPTKSLHSTIRKFMIDLFGAEVPTHKLCGILSVEHNPVNDEEGMCLTMLVAFRSPLEEVPIIGKCVWHETSKSLGDDLLQRVASKNSTIFLHVLR encoded by the exons ATGCCTGACACAGTGGAAGCGGATTTGGAGAAGATCCTGCACGGTTCGCCGCTGGAGGGTGAACAGGTGGAGGTGTGCGACTTCACCCTCGAAGACTACAACGAGGCGCTGGAAAGCCAAGGCATACAGCCGAGGGTCGATGCGAATTTTATGCCGGCAGCTTCGACCACCTACATCGTGGCGGTGGTCATGCTGAACCAGGACAATGAGGTTCTTATGATGCAGGAGGCCAAAAAGACGTGTGCCGGAAAATG GTATTTACCAGCAGGCCGAATGGAAAAAAATGAGACAATAGTGGAGGCGGCGAAACGTGAAGTATTAGAAGAAACCGGACTGGAAATCGAATGTACGGGCTTACTTATGGTGGAGAGCGCATCCGGTTTTTGGTTCCGGTTCGTCCTGACTGGCGTTGCGACCGGAGGTGAACTTAAAACGCCTGCCCGAGCCGATAAGGAGTCCCTGCAGGCGAAATGGATCAAGAATTTGGATGAGCTCTCTCTCAGGGCTTTGGACATCATACCACTAATTGACAGAGCCAA GTTGTACAAAACGGCGAAGGAAACGAACGACTCGTCGTGGCACAAGGACCAATTGCCGGCACTGAGACCGCACGCCAAGTTGCTGTTGAGGCTCGTCATCGTAATCAAAAAGAAGGCGACGAACCGCGTGCACATTTTGATTAGCGAGAAGAACTGTTGGCACATTCCGACCTGCGAGATCCACCCGACGAAAAGCCTCCACTCCACCATCAGGAAGTTCATGATAGATCTGTTCGGGGCGGAGGTTCCCACCCACAAGCTGTGCGGCATTTTATCC GTGGAGCACAACCCGGTCAACGACGAGGAGGGAATGTGCCTGACGATGCTGGTTGCGTTCCGATCGCCGCTGGAGGAGGTGCCCATAATCGGGAAGTGCGTGTGGCACGAAACGTCGAAATCTCTGGGAGACGATCTGCTGCAGAGGGTCGCCTCTAAAAACTCTACCATTTTCTTGCACGTCTTGCGTTAA
- the LOC109600987 gene encoding GA-binding protein subunit beta-1, with amino-acid sequence MLKFPILEEDKKLRQTVTTKYITLEEAVAINANEFVPFDLGTITPGVSVNELGKQLLKAAADGDAHEIKNLLMKGAPFTADWLGTSPLHVAAQNNNVEVCEMLLRAGISKDARTKVDRTPLHLAAYEGHTEIVSILLKHNADHECKDLLGMTPLHWAVQNEHEEVVRLLMARGCDTSQANKFNLTPIDIALQLNRNDLVEILNTDASIAAQNLVIQLAAESGENGEECQVDDMETIAENIPVETILLNDDMELDRTEEEEAQLKEDHLVTQIPEAVINNQDGLTASLKLLQEHGITMLPNDDNNILSTVMESGHSVVLTDVGKEVLDSVKQSEEALLPNNKKIIAVSADEFMAMTNGMGKNNVIRQFKLLNCKNTGKRIMMKKNRIIPVTNYQVEEKVPESTPTDMEVVMKQLIEARKTIEEYKIKLLKKEKEAERYKQQLKLLMDAS; translated from the exons tttGATCTGGGTACAATTACCCCAGGTGTCAGTGTTAATGAGTTAGGAAAACAGTTGTTGAAGGCCGCAGCTGATGGGGATGCTCATGAAATCAAGAACCTTTTGATGAAAGGTGCCCCATTCACAGCTGATTGG cttGGTACTAGTCCATTACATGTTGCTGCACAAAACAACAATGTTGAAGTATGTGAGATGCTGTTGAGAGCAGGAATTTCCAAAGATGCCAGAACCAAAGTGGACAGAACTCCTTTACATTTAGCTGCCTATGAAGGCCACACAGAAATTGTCAGCATATTATTAAAGCACAATGCAGATCATGAATGTAAAGATTTG ttgggCATGACCCCATTGCATTGGGCAGTGCAAAATGAGCATGAAGAAGTGGTAAGACTGCTGATGGCGCGAGGTTGCGACACCTCGCAGGCGAACAAGTTCAACCTTACGCCGATCGATATAGCCTTACAGCTGAATAGAAACGATCTGGTCGAGATTTTGAACACAGACGCATCTATTGCTGCTCAGAATTTAGTTATACAATTGGCCGCTGAGTCGGGGGAAAACGGCGAGGAATGTCAGGTCGATGATATGGAAACTATTGCTGAAAATATACCAGTTG AGACAATTTTGCTCAATGATGATATGGAGTTGGACAGAACAGAGGAGGAAG agGCTCAACTGAAGGAAGATCATCTGGTGACTCAAATTCCTGAGGCAGTAATTAATAACCAGGATGGATTGACAGCCTCTTTGAAATTGCTTCAGGAACATGGAATCACTATGTTACCAAATGATGACAACAATATTTTGAGTACTGTTATGGAGAGTGGTCATTCTGTTGTTCTCACAG atGTTGGTAAAGAGGTTCTAGATTCTGTAAAGCAGTCAGAGGAGGCACTTTtgcctaataataaaaaaataatagctgTAAGTGCTGATGAATTTATGGCAATGACTAATGGTATGGGAAAAAATAATGTGATCAgacagtttaaattattaaattgtaaaaatacggGAAAACGGATTATgatgaaaaaaaatagaataattccTGTAACTAATTAtcag GTGGAAGAAAAAGTACCCGAATCGACGCCTACAGACATGGAAGTTGTAATGAAACAACTAATAGAAGCAAGAAAGACCatagaagaatataaaataaagttgctaaagaaagaaaaagaagCAGAGAGATACAAACAACagttaaagttattaatgGATGCGAGCTGA
- the LOC109600993 gene encoding cytosolic carboxypeptidase-like protein 5: MEGIKCSEFTFFNDFDSANLARVEYVTPTEAVKQTGSKSVVPDVPDAEFNIWTKPDCHGTEYENGNRTWFYFGLKANEPSILIKFNLVDLNRQGKMYSQGMAPVHRIIPGKPQWERIRDRPTYTINDNIFTLTFKFRTPENVQSIMYFAFTYPFTYTELDRMLTTIDRRFINYQPMSEDDIYYVRERICNSLDGRSIDLITLSSYHGITSEREVRLKNLFPDKSVQRPFKFIGKKVIFISARVHPGETPSSFVFNGLLNQLLCRDDLSSIILRKMYVFKLIPFLNPDGVARGHYRTDTRGVNLNRVYMNPNFTEHPSVFAARSLIRYYHFGEEREDVTQTCDKCMNDKAEEQEGVAQNDKINKKISHMTLEEGDTKPSPWCNSCKADIKKLESTMPGISDIRPTLNLTDSPGCEYCRHCGVRIDGGGDDEAEAIRVGDHGDTNESGLYLYIDLHGHASKKGIFMYGNYFEEVEKSVECMLLPKLMSLNNHNFHFNSCNFSERNMFLKDKRDGMSRAGSGRVSVLSLTGLVRSYTLECNYNTGRHVNILPPTLRESAGKIHTLPVPPKYTPLIFEEVGKSLCSSILDMTGHNPLSRLCNSEFRSLNGLREWLAMQCGKEQPTTPPKGSRTKKTGCLQTQGKPMRGVPKSRPSHVKTALKKGSAKVRSAPMPIERKENIGVSPTPSCSFVTTKSSHKLNKFNFKAKSRKELSLKTKNSPSEKKSSNPRKQKSKLDTIKEEKKDKDQVEIEEIRFFRNNGGKTVIAKYKNNDQDQDVEDNLVVTWGPSTNAHIYTHKGRISSSGRCEPSTSRQFRVHNFAKTAAFTKNKKHTLRRLGSATESLTKVEKKKKKKIKTKVQ, encoded by the exons ATGGAAGGTATAAAATGTTCAGAGTTCACCTTCTTCAACGACTTTGACTCGGCCAATCTGGCACGGGTCGAATATGTCACACCCACGGAAGCGG TCAAACAAACTGGTAGCAAATCCGTTGTCCCCGATGTTCCCGATGCCGAATTCAACATCTGGACCAAACCCGATTGTCATGGCACCGAATACGAGAACGGGAACAGGACTTGGTTCTATTTTGGCCTCAAAG CCAATGAACCGTCAATTCTGATCAAATTCAATCTGGTCGACTTGAACAGACAAGGTAAGATGTACAGTCAGGGCATGGCTCCTGTTCACAGAATCATTCCTGGGAAACCTCAGTGGGAAAGAATACGAGATAGACCCACATACACA ATCAATGACAACATTTTCACTCTCACATTTAAGTTCCGCACACCCGAAAATGTGCAGAGCATTATGTATTTTGCGTTTACATACCCTTTTACGTACACGGAATTGGACCGGATGCTGACCACCATCGACCGACGTTTTATCAATTATCAGCCGATGTCCGAAGACGACATATATTATGTACGGGAGCGCATCTGCAACTCCCTGGACGGAAGGAGCATAGATCTGATTACGCTCAGCTCGTATCACGGAATAACCAGTGAGCGGGAGGTTCGCTTGAAGAATCTCTTTCCCGACAAAAGTGTGCAGCGACCATTCAAATTTATCGGCAAAAAG GTCATATTTATTTCGGCTCGGGTGCATCCGGGGGAGACGCCATCGAGTTTCGTGTTCAACGGTCTATTGAATCAACTTTTGTGTCGCGACGATCTCTCGTCGATAATCCTGAGAAAGATGTACGTGTTCAAGTTGATACCGTTTTTGAATCCGGACGGCGTGGCCCGCGGCCACTACAGAACCGACACCAGAGGCGTGAACTTGAACAGAGTGTACATGAATCCGAATTTCACCGAGCATCCGTCCGTTTTCGCAGCCAGATCACTCATCAG GTACTATCACTTCGGTGAGGAACGAGAGGACGTCACTCAGACGTGCGACAAATGCATGAACGACAAGGCGGAGGAGCAGGAAGGCGTCGCCCAAAACGACAAGATAAATAAGAAGATATCGCACATGACGTTGGAGGAGGGCGACACGAAACCGTCGCCGTGGTGCAACTCATGTAAGGCCGACATAAAAAAACTCGAGTCCACCATGCCGGGCATATCCGACATAAGACCGACGTTAAACCTGACGGATTCCCCAGGCTGCGAGTACTGCCGACACTGCGGCGTTCGCATCGATGGAGGCGGCGACGACGAGGCGGAAGCGATCCGGGTGGGCGATCACGGCGACACCAACGAGTCCGGGCTGTATCTGTACATCGATCTGCACGGGCACGCCTCCAAGAAGGGCATATTCATGTACGGGAACTACTTCGAGGAGGTGGAGAAGAGCGTCGAGTGCATGCTACTGCCCAAGCTGATGAGTCTCAACAATCACAATTTTCACTTTAATTCGTGCAATTTTTCCGAGAGGAACATGTTTTTGAA AGACAAAAGGGACGGGATGAGCAGAGCGGGCTCAGGAAGAGTGTCGGTTCTCTCACTGACCGGCCTGGTTAGAAGTTACACTCTAGAGTGCAATTATAACACAGGTAGACATGTGAACATTCTACCCCCAACGTTACGGGAATCCGCCGGTAAAATTCATACTCTGCCGGTTCCACCTAAATACACACCGCTCATATTTGAAGAG GTGGGCAAATCGCTGTGCTCCTCGATCTTGGATATGACAGGCCACAATCCACTATCGAGACTGTGCAACTCGGAATTTAGGTCGTTGAACGGGCTGCGGGAATGGTTGGCGATGCAGTGCGGCAAGGAGCAGCCGACCACGCCCCCCAAGGGCTCACGCACAAAAAAGACAGGTTGCCTACAGACCCAG GGTAAACCAATGCGAGGCGTCCCGAAATCGCGGCCTTCGCACGTGAAAACGGCGTTGAAGAAGGGCAGCGCCAAAGTGAGAAGCGCCCCCATGCCGATCGAAAGAAAGGAGAACATCGGCGTGTCACCGACGCCGAGTTGCTCGTTCGTGACCACGAAATCGTCGCACAAGCTGAACAAGTTCAACTTCAAGGCGAAATCGAGGAAGGAGCTGTCGCTGAAGACGAAAAACTCGCCCAGCGAGAAGAAGTCGTCGAATCCGCGTAAACAAAAATCGAAACTGGACACGATCAAGGAGGAGAAGAAGGACAAGGACCAGGTGGAGATTGAGGAGATACGGTTTTTCAGGAACAACGGCGGCAAAACGGTAATCGCCAAATACAAGAATAACGACCAGGACCAGGACGTTGAGGACAATTTGGTGGTTACGTGGGGTCCGTCGACCAACGCGCACATCTACACGCACAAGGGCCGGATCTCGTCGTCGGGCAGATGCGAGCCGAGCACCAGCCGACAATTCAGGGTGCACAACTTCGCCAAAACGGCCGCCTTCACCAAAAACAAGAAACATACGCTGAGGAGACTGGGCAGCGCAACCGAGTCGCTGACAAAGGTGgagaagaaaaagaagaagaaaatcaaGACTAAAGTACAGTAA
- the LOC109600986 gene encoding WD and tetratricopeptide repeats protein 1 has product MEDKLHKHKTKNLIKLLQSREINVDAGKTLFKRSQFTSSLIKRLGLEYELEGHQGCVNCLEWTPDGRFLASGSDDTNVILWDPFRHKQLQIIPTRHIGNIFSVKFLGGNSNIVASAAADCRVLVQTTAGAAQQNTPILECGCHINRVKRLAVSPEETTLFWSAAEDGLVLQYDLREQHDCNTMSKVLIDLSRGSEVKCISVHPTKPHYIAIGANDCYIRLYDRRKLKPFAIQEIGPRNGQIQGSPRPSPQDPIDPNCVQFFAPGHLAKDNAYTNNLKLAVTYVSFNSTGSEMLVNIGGEQIYLFDVNNPRHINELKIPQYSTKNIKTEAYKCCCHSDPNNGINSSKIDLGLGKTNCACFYMRRAFQCYHRKWIGDVYSAARDYLHVIQNWPKHRPAYVGLIDCFISLKWADAAKRWFDHYTTMFPDYGHAKTMRDSIQELESDPKEIIYEKEFVKKTEEHEANLRLDSRDYEVRFVGHCNTTTDIKEVNFLGEDGNFICAGSDEGIIFIWDRKTSSIVTALMGDASIVNCIQPHPSACFIASSGIDPNVKLWSPICEDEKANQHVVKDIKTVVEANQHRMAMDPFESMLVNIGLRAGGTHSFTEVPCRTC; this is encoded by the exons ATGGAGGACAAATTGCATAAACACAAAACCAAAAACCTGATCAAGCTGCTCCAATCGAGAGAGATCAATGTCGATGCGGGCAAAACGCTGTTTAAACGTAGCCAGTTTACAAGTAGCCTTATCAAGCGGTTGGGACTTGAATATGAGTTGGAGGGACATCAAGGATGTGTAAACTGTTTGGAATGGACTCCAGATGGAAG ATTTTTGGCGTCTGGTTCAGATGACACAAATGTAATCCTTTGGGATCCATTCAGACATAAACAGCTTCAAATAATCCCTACAAGACACATCGGAAACATATTTTCCGtaaag TTCCTGGGCGGCAACAGTAACATTGTGGCATCAGCAGCCGCTGACTGCCGCGTATTGGTCCAAACGACGGCGGGGGCAGCCCAGCAGAACACCCCCATACTTGAGTGTGGATGTCACATCAACAGAGTCAAGAGGTTGGCCGTTTCGCCGGAAGAGACTACACTCTTTTGGTCTGCCGCAGAAGACGGtcttgtttt GCAATACGATTTGAGAGAGCAACATGATTGTAACACAATGAGCAAAGTTCTTATAGACCTTAGTAGAGGATCGGAGGTGAAATGCATATCTGTTCATCCCACCAAACCGCATTACATCGCAATCGGGGCGAACGATTGCTACATTCGTTTGTACGATCGCAGGAAATTGAAGCCCTTTGCCATCCAAGAG attggtCCTAGAAACGGACAAATCCAGGGATCACCGAGACCATCACCGCAGGATCCAATCGATCCGAATTGCGTGCAGTTCTTCGCACCAGGTCACTTAGCGAAAGACAACGCGTACACGAACAACCTCAAGCTTGCCGTCACCTACGTCAGTTTTAACTCCACCGGCTCCGAAATGCTGGTCAACATCGGCGGTgaacagatttatttattcgacGTCAACAATCCGCGCCACATCAACGaactcaaaatacctcaataCTCGACGAAGAACATTAAGACTGAAGCGTACAAGTGCTGTTGTCATTCG GATCCCAACAACGGCattaattcttctaaaatagatTTAGGACTAGGCAAAACCAATTGCGCTTGCTTTTACATGAGAAGGGCGTTTCAGTGTTACCATCGAAAGTGGATAGGAGATGTATACAGCGCGGCAAGGGATTACCTCCACGTAATTCAAAATTGGCCGAAGCACAGGCCGGCCTACGTCGGCCTGATCGATTGTTTCATCTCGTTGAAGTGGGCGGACGCGGCGAAACGCTGGTTCGACCACTACACCACCATGTTTCCCGATTATGGACATGCGAAGACTATGCGTGACAGCATCCAGGAGCTGGAGAGTGACCCTAAGGAGATCATATATGAGAAGGAGTTTGTTAAGAAAACCGAGGAGCACGAGGCGAATCTGAGACTCGACTCCAGGGATTACGAGGTCAGATTCGTCGGACATTGTAACACGACGACGGACATCAAAGAGGTCAACTTCTTGG GGGAGgatggtaattttatttgcgcCGGATCGGATGAAGGGATCATCTTTATTTGGGACAGGAAAACATCGTCGATAGTCACTGCTTTGATGGGAGACGCCTCTATAGTTAACTGTATTCAACCTCACCCCAGTGCCTGTTTTATAGCGTCGAGTGGGATCGATCCCAACGTTAAATTGTGGTCACCAATATGTGAA GACGAGAAGGCCAATCAACATGTAGTAAAAGACATAAAGACAGTGGTAGAAGCGAACCAACATCGAATGGCGATGGACCCTTTTGAGTCAATGTTGGTAAACATAGGTTTGAGAGCAGGGGGTACTCATTCATTTACTGAAGTACCATGTCGCACCTGTTAA
- the LOC109600988 gene encoding phospholipase A2 inhibitor — protein MKTRLVLLISTIILSCLPPTKAKISLCSQSLKDCQCGKQFVETQSMFVVNCTNTQFTTTDMLQDLPEETNMLIFTGNHIDTLPMNVFGTSLDLSELRIIDMSNNGIRDIKGKAFHRVENVQRLILNHNNISISANLNVNYHHPRVFSNFVNLQELHLTNAFQDNTDAALADDLHDIFVNSNLTQLYKLHLEQNEIRYFKDENVFCDLPNLHDVYLGQNNIPSLNFNVNCLKKLRYLDLESNNITKFSQRDLDAFDKLAQPYKSENLILDIDNNPFRCDSAVKNLYNWLHKTSVKVRNLERLECHQAKYGRKYIMNLKNLAEGKHARISQALTVLLCVLVVILITLLAAYAYLKKETVTHKLSPLFDAVSRKVQYTTIESQDV, from the coding sequence ATGAAAACGAGGTTAGTCTTGCTCATCTCCACCATAATCCTCAGCTGTCTTCCACCCACGAAGGCGAAAATCTCATTATGCAGCCAGTCACTGAAGGACTGTCAGTGCGGCAAGCAGTTCGTGGAGACCCAGAGCATGTTTGTGGTGAACTGCACCAACACCCAGTTCACCACCACCGACATGCTGCAGGATCTGCCTGAGGAGACCAACATGCTGATCTTCACTGGCAACCACATCGACACGCTGCCGATGAACGTCTTCGGCACCTCCTTGGACTTGAGCGAATTGAGGATCATCGACATGAGCAACAACGGCATCAGGGACATCAAAGGGAAGGCGTTCCACCGCGTGGAGAACGTCCAACGTTTGATACTAAATCACAATAACATATCCATATCGGCCAATTTGAACGTCAACTATCATCATCCGAGGGTGTTTTCGAATTTCGTCAACTTACAGGAGTTGCATTTGACGAACGCCTTTCAGGACAACACCGACGCCGCATTGGCCGACGATTTGCACGACATCTTCGTCAACAGCAACCTCACGCAACTGTACAAGCTTCATTTAGAACAGAACGAGATTAGGTATTTCAAAGACGAGAACGTGTTCTGCGATTTGCCCAATCTTCACGACGTTTATTTAGGACAAAACAACATTCCCAGTCTGAACTTCAACGTGAATTGTTTGAAGAAGTTGCGCTACTTGGATTTGGAAAGCAACAACATCACGAAATTCTCCCAAAGGGACCTGGACGCTTTTGACAAGCTGGCACAGCCGTACAAGTCGGAAAATTTAATACTGGACATCGACAACAATCCGTTTAGGTGCGACTCggcagttaaaaatttatacaactgGCTGCACAAAACCAGCGTCAAGGTGCGTAATTTGGAACGACTTGAATGTCATCAGGCGAAGTACGGCAGGAAATACATCATGAACTTGAAAAATCTGGCTGAAGGGAAGCACGCGAGGATTTCTCAAGCTTTGACGGTTTTGCTTTGCGTTTTGGTTGTTATTTTGATCACTCTTTTGGCCGCTTATGCTTATTTGAAAAAGGAGACGGTCACACATAAACTTAGTCCATTGTTTGACGCTGTTTCTAGAAAAGTTCAGTACACCACTATTGAGTCACAGGAcgtgtaa